ATTATAGCCCATCACTTAGATGCTGAAGTAGAACGCATTTCAGCAGTAACGAGTGGTATCAAAGAGATTCGAGAAGCCATTGAAATAGCTAAAATAAACAAGCAATCAGGTCGACAAACATTATTGTTTGTGGATGAAGTGCATCGATTTAATAAAAGCCAGCAAGATGCCTTTTTACCACATATTGAAGATGGCACCATTATTTTTATTGGAGCCACGACAGAAAATCCTTCGTTTGAATTAAATAATGCACTGCTTTCACGTACTCGAATTTATATACTAAAATCCCTTTCTAATATCGATATTCAACAAATATTAACACTTGCTTTAAATGATCAAGAACGAGGATTAGGGAAAGACTCTTTTATTATTAAAGATGATGTGCTTAATCTATTAGCTGATTATGTTAATGGTGATGCTCGTTTTGCATTAAATTGCTTAGAATTAATGTCTGATATGGCAATGATATGTGATGAAAATAAAATTTTAGACAAAGCACTCTTGATTGACGTATTAGGTGAGCGTCAAGCACGTTTTGATAAAGGCGGAGATCTTTATTATGATCTTATATCCGCTTTACATAAATCCATTCGAGGCTCTGCGCCAGATGCGGCGCTTTATTGGTATGCTCGTATTCTAACGGCAGGAGGTGATCCTCTTTATGTGGCTCGTCGTTTACTTGCCATCGCTTCTGAGGATATTGGTAATGCGGATCCAAGAGCAATGCAAATTGCCATAAATGCATGGGATTGCTATACCCGAGTAGGGGCTTATGAGGGAGAAAGAGCAATAGCACAAGCGGTTGTTTATCTGGCTGTAGCTGCAAAAAGTAATGCTATTTATACTGCATTTAATGAAGCAAAACGCCTTGCCAGTGAATCTAAAGATTATGAAGTACCTCATCATTTACGCAATGCGGCTACCCAGTTGATG
This DNA window, taken from Pasteurella skyensis, encodes the following:
- a CDS encoding replication-associated recombination protein A; this translates as MSNLDLDFSEDFRPLSARVRPRSLSEYIGQSHIIGEGKPLRKAIEQSYSHSMIFWGPPGTGKTTLAEIIAHHLDAEVERISAVTSGIKEIREAIEIAKINKQSGRQTLLFVDEVHRFNKSQQDAFLPHIEDGTIIFIGATTENPSFELNNALLSRTRIYILKSLSNIDIQQILTLALNDQERGLGKDSFIIKDDVLNLLADYVNGDARFALNCLELMSDMAMICDENKILDKALLIDVLGERQARFDKGGDLYYDLISALHKSIRGSAPDAALYWYARILTAGGDPLYVARRLLAIASEDIGNADPRAMQIAINAWDCYTRVGAYEGERAIAQAVVYLAVAAKSNAIYTAFNEAKRLASESKDYEVPHHLRNAATQLMESLGYGAEYRYAHNEENAYAAGENYFPSEIKETQFYYPTERGLEKQISEKLQWLKALDQKSTVKRY